The following is a genomic window from Candidatus Nitrosocosmicus arcticus.
AAGGCTCCCCAGTTTCTTCGCTGACTCAACAAGACCAATAAAATCTTTATTTAGCAGAAGATCCTTGTTCAGCATGTGAAGCTGAGAATCGGCCACTCCTCTTTCCTCCGTTCCTTCTCTAGGCATATAAGTCTCAAAGTCCCAACCCATTAGAGAAATGGCATGTTTTAGCGACCACATCGGTCTATAAGCATCGAGGATCTGATTAATGACCTGGTTCTCGCATCTCATTTTGTCATATCCTTCATGAACTCAATCACGTCGGTCAATTAATCCTTCCTAGCGATGATTGTATCTGAAAAATCACGGTAATTGCATTAGTGAAAGTGAAAATCATATGCTCCAATGGCCGTGGCACGGTTTTAGATTTGATGTTTTGACTGGAAGACTTAGTCGTTAGAAAATTTGTTCGTTCACTTGGATAAATGAGGGCAGCCGAATGGAACCAATATAAGGTTTGACAATAGACTAGATTATATTCTATCAACTCCGAGAAGAAGATACAAGAACAATGCCTGGGTGAATTGGGGCTGACTAGTTATGGTGGAATAGAGGTATACAATTAATGTGGATTTTCAAAATAGTCCCGATGAATTACTAAGCTTATTTTTTTAAGCTTGGTATCCTATATTTAGAATTCAGAATAGATTTGACTACCATCCGGTGGCTTCAATTCATTAGCGGATGTAATAAAGTCATTTGGCGGGTTCGGTGGAAATCATGATGATATCCACATGACTCGACCCACAAACAATTAGTGTTAAAAATAGATTTTGATGTCGGTCCGCCTTGTAATGCACAAGATATATTATAAAAAGGCCATCAATCTACAACAAAATATGATGGAATAGGCAAACCAATCTAAATACGTTGAGTCGTACAAGAGTCATAATTTATCATTATTGTAGCAGTTCATAATAGTTTTAGATCAGCAACGATATGGTCAACCTTGTTTCCTTTTATCGGTCCAAATACTAAAACTGCGGGCATATTTTCAGATATCTTTATTTTTTGATCACCTTTTACAATCTTGATTGGAAAACTAAGTTCATGAGATAACTCGCTCAATTTTGAATGCAATTCATAAAATTCTCTTTCCGAATTTACTCTTAAAACAATTTTTTGAGAGCCATGGAATTTCTTCCACGCTGTATAGGTAATGTATTTTCTCTGTATGCATTCCTCAATAACATATTGAGTAACATCTGCCACTTTACCTGCAATTTGTCCTTTGCTCATTTTTATATCGGATCGTACCAAAAAAATCATCACTACTTTATTACCCTGCAGATTCATTTCTTTCACTTGACAAATTAAATTACATGTTATTTAGTATATAGAACAATCTACTATCACGTCTCAAATTATTCTCACCATATTAACGTGTGGCACATTAAATAGCTAGATTGATTTAACGAATAAAACTGTGGTAGTGTAAAATACCTTTATATAAATTAATAATTTTTTCTTTAAAATCTATTGACTTTAGCATGAATTTTACTAAATTTAAGATCTTTTAATGAATATTAGCTGTGGTAAATTAGTTACTACAATACAGACCTTGGTCGGTGGGATTAAGTTCCCTATAGTAAGCGGGTTCGGCGGTATGTGAAACAAATTTGACCCAAATTCGTCATTCAATAATCATATTAACACAGCAGTCGACAAATAAAAAAATGATGTAGGGTAGCAACAACACATTTGGATGAAATCCATCATTTTTGATTAACATATAATAAAAAGTTTGATAGAATAAGCATATGTCTGAATTTGATAAAACTATGGATATTATATTTGGCAGATGGAAAGGTCAAATACTGTATACTGGTGCCAAGATAGGCATATTTGATTACCTAACAACAAGTCCTAAAGAAATAGGTCAAATAGCACAGGATTTGAATCTGAATGAAATAATGGCGTACCGTATTCTTAGATCAATAGCATCTTTAGGTTTTTTAAAAGAAGAGGAGGACGGCCGCAGATTCTCAATCACCACTTTAGGAGAACTGCTAAGAAAAGATCACCCTCAAACTCTTCAAGGAGTTTTGCTCCTAGAGGAAGGGCCAGAACATTATCAAATATGGAAGCATTTGTCAAGAATGATTAAAGACGGACAACAAAATGCGTTTATTTCAGAATATGGAAATAATATTTTTGAATATGCAGGCAAAAATTCAGAATATTCTAAAGTTTTCAATGATGCAATGAGTAGTTATTCAGCAATGCATACTGCCATGGTATTAGAAGCATTAAATGGATATGACTTTTCTAGTATCTCTCATATTTGCGAAATTGGTGGTGGTCAAGGACATCTTTTAAGTCATTTGCAGTCAAAATATATTCACCTCAATGGAACGATTTTAGAATTGGAGTCCGTAGTCAACTATCAAGATTCTTCATGGCCTAATAAAATGGGTTTACAGGATCGCTGTAGATATATTAAAGGAGATATGTTTGAACAAGTCCCCTCTGCTGATCTATATATAATGAAAATGATTCTTCATGATTGGAATGATGATGAGTGTATAAAAATACTTTCAAATATTCATAAATCTGCATCTGACAAATCCAAGGTATTCATTGTTGAACATTTAGTACCAGACCCAACGACACCACATTTTTCCAAATTATTTGATATACATATGATGTGTGCTACCACTGGAAGAGAGAGAACGATTGAAGAGTATAAATCAATTTTAAGCCAATCTGGATGGATACATATTCAAACTCATTACCCCAAATCTGACATGATTGGCGTTATTGAAGGCACTAAAGCAAGATAATCAAGCCATCTAATTCATCAAGGTTTCGTACTTTTTTCCTTACTAATCTTTGGTTCTCAAGGGCTTCTCTGAGGAGCAATCCTTTTTATGGGTTTGACGATGGGTAAGATGATACTCATGGATACGGCAGAAAACGACAGAAGAGAAGAGGGAAACTATGTGGAATTTGTTTTATACAGGATTCCAAAAAAGAACCATGAACCAATGCTGCAAACCGTAAGAAGAATCATAGATATAGTTGCGAAAGAGGACGTACGATTCGATTGCTTTGGCCTGATAGGCTCTGAAGATCTTCCCGGATTTACCAACATAACCAAAACCATGTCAGCAAACCCTGGCGATGAGGAAATATGGATAAACATGGTATCGTATAAGGGCCGACAACACCGT
Proteins encoded in this region:
- a CDS encoding aminoacyl-tRNA hydrolase; translated protein: MNLQGNKVVMIFLVRSDIKMSKGQIAGKVADVTQYVIEECIQRKYITYTAWKKFHGSQKIVLRVNSEREFYELHSKLSELSHELSFPIKIVKGDQKIKISENMPAVLVFGPIKGNKVDHIVADLKLL
- a CDS encoding methyltransferase: MSEFDKTMDIIFGRWKGQILYTGAKIGIFDYLTTSPKEIGQIAQDLNLNEIMAYRILRSIASLGFLKEEEDGRRFSITTLGELLRKDHPQTLQGVLLLEEGPEHYQIWKHLSRMIKDGQQNAFISEYGNNIFEYAGKNSEYSKVFNDAMSSYSAMHTAMVLEALNGYDFSSISHICEIGGGQGHLLSHLQSKYIHLNGTILELESVVNYQDSSWPNKMGLQDRCRYIKGDMFEQVPSADLYIMKMILHDWNDDECIKILSNIHKSASDKSKVFIVEHLVPDPTTPHFSKLFDIHMMCATTGRERTIEEYKSILSQSGWIHIQTHYPKSDMIGVIEGTKAR
- a CDS encoding DUF1428 family protein, translated to MGLTMGKMILMDTAENDRREEGNYVEFVLYRIPKKNHEPMLQTVRRIIDIVAKEDVRFDCFGLIGSEDLPGFTNITKTMSANPGDEEIWINMVSYKGRQHRDEIVAKISNDKESQEIYGKLMSLITPGSGLTNGEFMRLNA